A genomic region of Tigriopus californicus strain San Diego chromosome 1, Tcal_SD_v2.1, whole genome shotgun sequence contains the following coding sequences:
- the LOC131878413 gene encoding intraflagellar transport protein 140 homolog, giving the protein MSLFVDKVITPNESAIQVGMAWHPQFGLLALGSYSEDQGGVITIVDHTGFETESGRIPPHPTAQSSCLSWHPLKKLLVIGWDTGELYIYVNSQCLKVDALHNGPIHLAKWSSHGSSLITTDKNGSIIGWKSDGNAHLEMLFHHELKDEFTGLIFCPSHGHDQDLNEGGVGLSLTGLARAAVAGDEKALDLFSSWRPDLSRRAPTKPIENLNAYAGSGNGIIYSLNENGSCMEVLQADGAVKELLVMGSVLIIVTETMVIGQFQIEKDGSVTELSRVKLSSRMKENQICWVSSTQLAISSGETSLRVWNLKSDDNFVVSFEPTSNASEFITCLDFCPSKSILSAGTSAGNLIMWQLQSNTFGVVETNSRMLPISYIGNSIRSIQWGMSGGGKVLALSTIRQVFFLNEQDRAMAFSGGVSAVQISPTDVAVNFHNQDDPGKLTSNHPIERMYLTEAHIVLYGGGKIVTFEIQKDIKHMMSVGNFNVFCDEIAAHDQSIFTLETDRVFVRSFQGTIKQTLIMTEEEGTATTISVSGKNLLAGTINAVVKIWDLSKREARLHAHPIQLREKISDFTHINEIKLSSSGAYLSVFSANNQRSTDSKLFVFDIEGNSVRHYNFNSGQNDADDISVPPNSASSFDRGSVILNGSIDNRNENSQPSALALRSQVKGRGIVSHAWDEREDHFLVCQTRPLLSENGEDEADKYVSLFFHEEHGLIVHDIFEAASARSSQLVGVDVPFVYVYNDHKVQEKEKGKEKDKDSKKSSVTSNVVEQVLLKDFEGLDASDKPTRDAVVKFCFNLSIGNMDEAFRAIKVINNKKVWGNLARMCVKSQRLDVATICLGKMEHSIGARAMRKMIQSKKSSDVKVATLAIYLNMPEEAERILFSSEQYELLNKFYQDSGKWQKALELADNYDRIHLRKTYYNYAKHLESKHDIDGAIAYYEKSGTSRFEVPRLLFEDWAALEAYVDKSDDKALKRWLAQYLESTGEMEMALQFYELAEDYLSLVRVHCYCENLEKASEIANSSGDRAACYHLARQFENMDDIQSAIHFFTKAQAYSNAIRICKEQGYDDHIWNLALLASPNEKLDAAKHFEKSNRPMYDRAVILYEKAGYFGKALDLAIQTNQHNTLQGITKHLSQHTDPLLLSKAANFFLENKQYDKAVDLFVVSHQVQQALDLCLQYNINITNEMAEKLAQTTEGGEADPAVLNKLAEVCYRQGNYHLATKKWTQAGNRLQAMKALLKSGDTEKIIYFANVSRDRDIYILAGNYLQTLDWRNNGNIMKNIIAFYQKSKAYDLLGWFYQACADVEIDEYQNYEKALGALSECVASLQKHGSSMELADKTTAVLRNMELIQKFVDCQQHYPDHPTEAMQVCRDLLQEEEINAAVRKGDIYGFMIEHFAKTQDYRSAQQMIEELRRSIPNVNLAYYVNSDVLLTIEKSLGVSLLPDSASTKRGANSNANYVEDGNEDGYQDGGDSVLSD; this is encoded by the coding sequence ATGTCGTTGTTTGTGGACAAGGTGATAACTCCCAATGAGAGTGCCATTCAAGTGGGCATGGCATGGCATCCTCAGTTTGGCCTTTTGGCTCTTGGGAGTTACTCTGAAGACCAAGGCGGGGTGATCACGATAGTGGATCATACCGGATTTGAGACCGAAAGTGGACGGATCCCCCCTCACCCTACGGCCCAATCTAGCTGCCTAAGTTGGCATCCTCTCAAGAAATTGTTGGTCATTGGTTGGGACACCGGGGAACTTTATATCTATGTTAACTCCCAATGTCTCAAAGTGGACGCCCTCCATAATGGGCCTATTCATTTGGCTAAATGGAGTAGCCATGGCTCTAGTTTGATAACAACGGACAAGAATGGTTCCATAATTGGCTGGAAATCAGATGGCAATGCGCACTTGGAAATGCTTTTTCACCACGAGTTGAAGGATGAGTTTACTGGCTTAATATTTTGTCCTTCACACGGCCATGATCAGGATCTCAACGAAGGAGGCGTGGGATTGAGCCTGACTGGATTGGCAAGAGCTGCTGTGGCGGGAGATGAGAAGGCTTTGGATCTGTTTTCCTCTTGGAGACCGGACCTTTCAAGGCGTGCCCCGACCAAACCCATCGAAAACCTAAATGCCTACGCGGGATCCGGCAATGGTATCATCTACTCTCTGAACGAAAACGGAAGTTGCATGGAAGTCCTACAAGCTGACGGAGCGGTGAAAGAGCTCTTGGTGATGGGGTCAGTTCTGATCATCGTCACCGAGACCATGGTCATTGGtcagtttcaaattgaaaaagatggctCCGTTACGGAATTATCTCGAGTGAAGCTCAGCTCGAGAATGAAGGAAAACCAGATATGTTGGGTATCCTCCACTCAATTGGCCATCAGCAGTGGCGAGACGAGCTTGCGAGTatggaatttgaaaagtgaTGACAATTTTGTCGTCAGCTTTGAGCCCACATCCAACGCTTCGGAGTTCATCACTTGTTTGGATTTTTGTCCATCGAAGTCCATTCTCAGCGCCGGAACCAGTGCCGGAAATCTGATCATGTGGCAGCTTCAGTCCAATACCTTCGGCGTGGTGGAGACTAATTCTCGGATGCTTCCCATCTCGTATATTGGCAATTCAATCCGGTCAATTCAATGGGGTATGAGTGGCGGGGGGAAAGTGTTGGCCTTGAGCACAATTCGGCAAGTGTTCTTCCTCAATGAGCAAGATCGGGCCATGGCCTTTTCTGGAGGGGTGTCGGCCGTTCAGATCTCACCCACTGATGTGGCTGTCAATTTTCATAATCAAGATGATCCAGGCAAGCTCACATCAAATCACCCGATCGAGAGAATGTACTTGACAGAGGCCCATATTGTGCTTTATGGTGGTGGCAAAATCGTCACCTTCGAAATCCAAAAGGACATCAAGCATATGATGTCTGTGGggaatttcaatgttttttgcGACGAAATTGCTGCCCACGATCAAAGCATATTTACCTTAGAAACGGATCGAGTTTTTGTCCGAAGTTTTCAAGGAACGATCAAGCAAACGCTCATCATGACGGAGGAAGAGGGCACGGCCACCACCATAAGTGTGTCCGGCAAAAATCTTTTAGCTGGCACCATCAATGCAGTGGTCAAAATCTGGGATCTCAGCAAACGTGAGGCTCGGCTCCATGCCCATCCCATACAACTGCGGGAGAAGATTAGCGATTTCACCCATATCAACGAAATCAAACTGAGCTCCTCAGGCGCTTATTTGAGCGTGTTTAGCGCCAATAATCAACGCTCGACTGATTCCAAGTTGTTCGTCTTTGACATCGAGGGTAATTCTGTTCGACACTACAATTTCAACTCCGGTCAGAACGATGCGGATGACATTAGTGTCCCTCCAAATTCGGCCTCTTCGTTTGACAGGGGATCGGTGATTTTGAATGGCTCAATTGATAACCGAAACGAGAACAGTCAACCTTCCGCCCTGGCCTTGAGAAGCCAAGTCAAAGGCCGAGGGATTGTGTCCCATGCTTGGGATGAGCGAGAGGATCACTTCCTCGTCTGTCAAACCCGTCCTTTGTTGAGTGAGAATGGTGAAGATGAGGCTGACAAATACGTCTcacttttctttcatgaaGAGCATGGACTCATCGTCCATGACATCTTCGAAGCCGCTTCGGCCAGATCCTCACAATTAGTGGGAGTAGATGTTCCATTCGTATACGTTTACAATGATCACaaagtgcaagaaaaagaaaaaggaaaggaaaaggaCAAAGATTCCAAAAAGTCAAGCGTGACCTCAAACGTAGTGGAGCAGGTACTCTTGAAAGATTTTGAGGGTTTGGATGCCAGCGATAAGCCCACACGAGATGCTGTAGTCAAGTTCTGTTTTAATTTAAGCATCGGAAATATGGATGAAGCATTTCGAGCCATTAAGgtcatcaacaacaagaagGTGTGGGGCAACCTGGCCCGGATGTGCGTTAAATCCCAAAGGCTGGACGTGGCCACCATTTGCTTGGGCAAGATGGAACATTCCATTGGAGCGCGAGCCATGCGCAAGATGATTCAATCCAAGAAATCCTCGGACGTCAAAGTAGCTACATTGGCTATTTATCTGAACATGCCCGAAGAGGCTGAACGGATCTTGTTCAGCAGCGAGCAGTATGAGCTTCTCAATAAGTTCTATCAAGACTCGGGCAAGTGGCAAAAAGCTTTAGAGTTGGCCGACAACTACGATCGCATTCATTTGAGAAAGACCTATTACAACTATGCCAAACACTTGGAAAGCAAACATGACATTGACGGTGCCATAGCCTATTATGAAAAGTCAGGTACTTCCCGATTTGAGGTGCCTCGGCTCCTATTTGAGGATTGGGCGGCCTTGGAAGCCTACGTGGATAAGAGTGACGATAAGGCTTTGAAGCGGTGGTTGGCTCAATACCTGGAGAGCACCGGCGAAATGGAGATGGCCCTCCAGTTCTACGAATTGGCAGAGGATTACTTGTCATTGGTAAGAGTGCACTGCTATTGCGAAAATTTGGAGAAAGCCTCGGAGATTGCCAACTCAAGTGGAGACAGAGCGGCGTGCTATCATTTGGCTCgacaatttgaaaacatggaTGACATCCAATCTGCCATACACTTCTTTACCAAAGCTCAGGCCTATTCCAATGCTATTCGCATCTGCAAAGAGCAAGGCTATGATGATCACATCTGGAATCTAGCCCTGTTGGCTTCACCCAATGAAAAGTTGGACGCTGCCAAGCACTTCGAGAAGTCCAACCGGCCCATGTACGATCGAGCAGTTATCCTGTACGAAAAAGCTGGCTATTTCGGCAAAGCTTTGGATTTGGCAATCCAAACTAATCAGCACAATACACTACAAGGCATTACCAAGCATCTAAGTCAACATACTGACCCTTTGTTGCTCTCCAAGGctgccaatttctttttggagAACAAGCAATATGACAAGGCGGTTGATTTGTTCGTTGTCAGTCATCAAGTTCAGCAAGCCCTGGATCTCTGCCTCCAGTACAACATCAACATTACCAACGAAATGGCCGAAAAATTGGCTCAAACCACTGAAGGAGGAGAGGCCGATCCGGCGGTGCTGAATAAGTTAGCCGAGGTCTGTTACCGCCAAGGCAACTATCATTTGGCCACCAAGAAGTGGACTCAAGCCGGAAACCGCCTGCAAGCCATGAAGGCGTTGCTTAAGTCTGGAGACACTGAGAAAATCATATACTTCGCTAACGTGTCCCGAGACAGGGATATCTACATTTTGGCGGGGAACTACCTGCAAACCCTGGATTGGCGAAACAACGGCAACAtcatgaaaaatatcattgcATTCTACCAAAAGAGTAAGGCTTACGATCTGTTAGGCTGGTTTTATCAGGCTTGTGCCGATGTCGAGATTGACGAGTATCAGAACTACGAAAAGGCCTTGGGAGCTCTGTCCGAATGTGTGGCTAGCCTACAAAAGCACGGAAGCTCAATGGAGTTGGCAGACAAAACCACGGCCGTGTTACGAAACATGGAGCTGATCCAAAAATTTGTCGATTGTCAACAACATTACCCTGATCACCCAACGGAAGCCATGCAAGTTTGTCGAGATCTTTTACAAGAAGAGGAAATCAATGCGGCTGTTCGAAAAGGAGATATTTACGGATTCATGATCGAACACTTTGCTAAAACTCAAGACTATCGTAGTGCACAACAAATGATTGAAGAGCTGAGGCGGAGCATTCCCAATGTCAACCTGGCCTACTACGTGAATAGCGACGTTTTATTGACCATTGAAAAATCGCTTGGAGTGTCATTATTACCAGACTCGGCCTCCACCAAACGTGGAGCCAATTCCAATGCAAATTACGTTGAAGATGGAAATGAGGATGGATACCAGGATGGCGGGGACTCAGTTCTTTCTGATTGA
- the LOC131878866 gene encoding chitin deacetylase 1-like, which yields MFALIKTMCHPKEFFKPGFRRMTGSKMILLWVVLLLFSAMCKADEGDDVDPCDEASFECPKPNGNFADPCECRRFFICNSYVPTKILCPARLLWDDRKKECTYANEAECGPVEVEEIDEEKEKIEEAPKCDPELCQLPYCLCSKNGDDPPMDPESIPQFILLMIDGAVNTNNFDYYESLLNNTDQAEEKRLKATFFIQNEYCNYYMVERLYTEGHEIALSSVTGENLQRANVSVWRNEFSSLRDILVKFSNVSPEDILGVRAPRLKPGYNEQYQALIEEGFIWDSSVSTLALDPPVWPYTLDYKIPHDCRVKSCPTKSFPGLWELPLNSHFVGDDTGGQCPFVDQCVFSFQSSDDVFGWLKEDFLRHYETNRSPYLLSLHTNWFLTKSQDEGLHKFVDWARTQDDVFFVTATEFLLWLTDENLGQGSKTSYKTPPLLTERKLSCNTPNSCELPHTESNGVESLRYMKTCRDCPQVYPWLKDLGEQN from the exons ATGTTTGCCTTGATCAAAACGATGTGTCATCCCAAGGAATTCTTCAAGCCTGGGTTTCGAAGAATGACCGgctccaaaatgattttgctttGGGTTGTTCTCCTCCTGTTTAGTGCGATGTGTAAGGCTGACGAAGGTGATGATGTCGATCCATGTGACGAAGCCTCTTTCGAATGTCCCAAGCCCAATGGGAATTTTGCGGATCCCTGCGAATGTAGACGATTCTTCATTTGCAACAGCTACGTCCCGACCAAAATCCTCTGTCCCGCTCGACTTCTCTGGGATGACCGGAAGAAAGAGTGCACCTACGCGAACGAGGCGGAATGCGGTCCCGTTGAGGTCGAGGAGATagacgaggagaaggagaagatcgAGGAAGCTCCGAAATGTGATCCAGAGCTTTGTCAGTTACCCTATTGTCTTTGTTCCAAGAATGGCGATGACCCACCCATGGACCCAGAGTCCATTCCTCAGTTCATTTTGCTCATGATCGATGGGGCTGTGAACACCAACAACTTTGACTACTACGAATCTTTGTTGAATAACACAGATCAGGCGGAAGAAAAACGCCTCAAGGCCACATTTTTCATACAAAACGAATATTGCAATTATTACATGGTAGAACGCTTGTACACTGAAGGACATGAAATCGCCCTGTCTTCGGTGACCGGGGAAAATCTTCAAAGAGCCAATGTGTCCGTTTGGCGAAATGAATTCAGCAGTCTACGAGATATTTTGGTGAAGTTTTCGAATGTGTCCCCTGAAGACATCTTGGGTGTTCGTGCTCCTCGCCTTAAGCCCGGTTATAATGAGCAATACCAAGCTTTGATTGAGGAGGGCTTCATCTGGGATAGCTCAGTGTCCACCCTGGCCTTGGATCCCCCAGTTTGGCCTTACACTTTGGACTACAAGATCCCTCATGATTGTCGAGTCAAGTCTTGTCCAACGAAGTCTTTCCCCGGTCTCTGGGAACTTCCTTTGAACAGTCATTTTGTGGGTGATGACACTGGAGGTCAGTGTCCATTTGTGGATCAATGTGTGTTCAGCTTCCAATCTTCGGATGACGTATTTGGGTGGTTGAAGGAAGATTTCCTCCGGCATTACGAG accaACCGTTCGCCGTACCTTCTTTCACTTCACACGAATTGGTTTTTGACCAAGTCTCAAGACGAGGGGCTCCACAAGTTTGTGGATTGGGCCCGCACTCAAGATGACGTCTTCTTCGTGACCGCGACCGAATTCCTTTTATGGCTCACCGATGAAAATTTGGGCCAGGGCAGCAAAACTTCGTATAAAACTCCTCCTTTGTTAACGGAGCGGAAATTGAGTTGCAATACACCCAACTCATGTGAACTGCCTCACACTGAAAGTAATGGAGTTGAAAGTTTACGATATATGAAGACCTGCAGAGATTGTCCTCAGGTTTATCCTTGGTTAAAGGACTTGGGGGAGCAAAAttaa